One Kitasatospora sp. MAP12-44 DNA segment encodes these proteins:
- a CDS encoding histidine kinase, whose product MIIATDEAASTSRSEQDGQPAPRTRWAALRRPAAGPEQPAPRFAVVILLVMLGTYSFQIGVNLLVVRPGSSASFVGLACLLAVDALQMVHSLPRAQALRNRYGRWTLAAQAVLTFAPIVLYGRIWGSVGGFLCGSALLVLPPLAGWSMFTLVATAVSVIGALNGSTFDQWLYITISTVATGLMVYSLSKMVTLLIELHRARGQLARMAVAQERLRFARDLHDLLGYSLSAITLKSEVAIRLVNHHQSRAVDELTSILGISRQALSDVREVASSYRDMSLTTEVEAAGAMLATAEIEVKTEISGPPIAGRADTVLATVLREAVTNMLRHSKVQHCLIEVLEHDRTVRLRIVNDGVSQEKPTDSERQGTRAGSGLGNLDSRVRALGGRLAAGVRPDGRFEVLAEIPMEATRPVLRTAGSEAADLRAEAA is encoded by the coding sequence GTGATCATCGCAACGGACGAGGCGGCGAGCACCAGCCGCTCCGAACAGGACGGGCAACCGGCACCTCGTACCCGCTGGGCAGCCCTGCGCCGCCCAGCCGCCGGCCCCGAGCAGCCGGCGCCACGGTTCGCCGTCGTCATCCTGCTGGTCATGCTGGGGACCTACTCCTTCCAGATCGGCGTCAACCTCCTGGTGGTGAGGCCCGGCAGCTCGGCCTCGTTCGTCGGCCTGGCCTGTCTCCTGGCCGTCGACGCCCTGCAGATGGTCCACTCCCTGCCGCGCGCCCAGGCCCTGCGCAACCGCTACGGCCGCTGGACCCTGGCCGCCCAGGCCGTGCTCACCTTCGCGCCGATCGTGCTCTACGGCCGGATCTGGGGCTCGGTCGGCGGGTTCCTGTGCGGCTCGGCCCTGCTGGTCCTTCCGCCGCTGGCCGGCTGGAGCATGTTCACCCTGGTGGCGACCGCGGTCTCGGTCATCGGCGCGCTCAACGGCAGCACCTTCGACCAGTGGCTCTACATCACGATCTCCACGGTGGCGACCGGCCTGATGGTCTACTCGCTGAGCAAGATGGTCACCCTGCTCATCGAACTGCACCGGGCACGCGGCCAGTTGGCCAGGATGGCGGTCGCCCAGGAGCGGCTGCGGTTCGCCCGCGACCTGCACGACCTGCTCGGCTACAGCCTCTCCGCGATCACCCTGAAGAGCGAGGTGGCGATCCGTCTGGTGAACCACCACCAAAGCCGTGCGGTGGACGAGTTGACGTCCATCCTGGGCATCTCGCGGCAGGCCCTGTCCGATGTCCGCGAGGTGGCCAGCAGCTACCGCGACATGTCGCTGACCACCGAGGTGGAGGCCGCCGGGGCAATGCTGGCCACCGCCGAGATCGAGGTGAAGACCGAGATCTCCGGGCCGCCGATCGCCGGCCGGGCGGACACCGTGCTGGCCACCGTCCTGCGCGAGGCCGTCACCAACATGCTGCGCCACAGCAAGGTCCAGCACTGCCTGATCGAGGTCCTGGAGCACGACCGGACGGTCCGGCTGCGGATCGTCAACGACGGCGTCTCGCAGGAGAAGCCGACCGACTCCGAGCGGCAGGGCACCCGGGCGGGGAGCGGCCTGGGCAACCTGGACAGCCGGGTCCGAGCCCTGGGCGGACGGCTGGCCGCCGGAGTCAGACCGGACGGCAGATTCGAGGTGCTCGCCGAGATCCCCATGGAGGCGACCCGACCGGTGCTGCGGACCGCCGGCAGCGAGGCCGCCGACCTCCGGGCCGAAGCCGCCTAG
- a CDS encoding acyl-CoA dehydrogenase family protein: MDRRTAATATLDQSAPVTAPVTVVGPSRSESAVRRRTAELESALGDPWDPDNPHGYRAVLAADDRSELPGESVRLLHRLGLNAEFVPERLGGRFDRVDVLARMLRPVFRRDPSLGVGYGAGSFLAAISVWAGGTEQQQRQAADLLLAGGRLAVAYRDLAHGNAFLRDEFSLSVGSAGGGMLLNGDKRVIVNGAHADALVVFCRTDSRAGSRSHSAVLLDRAELPASRVRDLPRYPTVGLRGCWMSGIAFDDCPVPPQALLGELGDGVGLALSSFQLTRSVLPSMVLAGCDTALRTALRFALERGVHGRPVMRNPQARASLSGAFADLLVCDSLALTSTRGVHLYPEATGVYAAATKYLLPILLSDTVYDLSVLLGSSLYVREGEYGIFQKHVRDLPITSLGHSGTAACQSTIIPRLPVLAGGAWFAEPPAEPALFQLREDLPRLDTSRLGRAGNNDPLAAELAWSAERFDRLGATSEYRDLLRVLTRTLVEELRELQDVCRGMSAHDRNGLANPRSYALADRYTLLLAAASCLGVWWHQQGSEQDAFLGRPAWLVTALLRICRRLGVGLPDRAAGADDQMVDELMRRHREGGSFDLYDSPTAARPAG; this comes from the coding sequence ATGGACCGTCGGACCGCCGCAACGGCGACCCTCGACCAGTCCGCGCCCGTCACCGCGCCCGTCACCGTGGTCGGCCCCAGCCGGTCCGAGTCGGCCGTCCGGCGGCGGACCGCCGAGCTGGAGAGCGCGCTGGGCGACCCGTGGGACCCGGACAACCCGCACGGCTACCGCGCCGTGCTGGCCGCCGACGACCGCTCCGAGCTGCCCGGCGAGTCGGTGCGGCTGCTGCACCGGCTCGGCCTGAACGCGGAGTTCGTGCCCGAGCGGCTGGGCGGGCGGTTCGACCGGGTGGACGTGCTGGCGCGGATGCTGCGCCCGGTGTTCCGGCGCGACCCCTCGCTCGGCGTCGGCTACGGCGCCGGGTCGTTCCTGGCAGCCATCTCGGTCTGGGCCGGCGGCACCGAGCAGCAGCAGCGGCAGGCCGCCGACCTGCTGCTCGCGGGCGGTCGGCTGGCCGTGGCCTACCGCGACCTGGCGCATGGAAACGCCTTCCTGCGCGACGAGTTCAGCCTGTCGGTCGGCTCGGCCGGGGGCGGCATGCTGCTCAACGGCGACAAGCGGGTGATCGTCAACGGCGCGCACGCCGACGCGCTGGTGGTGTTCTGCCGCACCGACTCGCGGGCCGGCAGCCGCAGCCACTCCGCGGTGCTGCTCGACCGCGCCGAGCTGCCCGCCTCGCGGGTGCGCGACCTGCCCAGGTATCCGACGGTCGGGCTGCGCGGCTGCTGGATGAGCGGCATCGCCTTCGACGACTGCCCGGTGCCACCGCAGGCGCTGCTCGGCGAGTTGGGCGACGGGGTCGGCCTCGCGCTGAGCTCGTTCCAGCTCACCCGCAGCGTGCTGCCCTCGATGGTGCTGGCCGGCTGCGACACGGCGCTGCGCACCGCGCTGCGGTTCGCCCTGGAGCGCGGTGTGCACGGGCGGCCGGTGATGCGCAACCCGCAGGCCAGGGCCAGCCTCTCCGGTGCCTTCGCCGACCTGCTGGTCTGCGACAGCCTGGCGCTCACCAGCACCCGCGGTGTGCACCTCTACCCGGAGGCCACCGGGGTCTACGCGGCGGCCACCAAGTACCTGCTGCCGATCCTGCTCAGCGACACCGTGTACGACCTCTCGGTGCTGCTCGGCTCCAGCCTCTACGTGCGGGAGGGCGAGTACGGGATCTTCCAGAAGCATGTGCGCGACCTGCCGATCACCAGCCTGGGGCACTCCGGCACGGCGGCCTGCCAGTCGACCATCATCCCGCGGCTGCCGGTGCTGGCGGGCGGGGCCTGGTTCGCCGAGCCCCCGGCCGAGCCGGCGCTCTTCCAGCTGCGCGAGGACCTGCCGCGACTGGACACCTCCCGACTCGGCCGGGCCGGCAACAACGATCCGCTGGCCGCCGAACTGGCCTGGTCCGCCGAGAGGTTCGACCGCCTGGGCGCCACCAGCGAGTACCGCGACCTGCTGCGGGTGCTCACCCGCACGCTGGTGGAGGAGCTGCGCGAACTCCAGGACGTCTGCCGGGGGATGTCGGCACACGATCGCAACGGCCTGGCCAACCCGCGCAGTTACGCGCTGGCCGACCGCTACACCCTGCTGCTCGCCGCGGCGTCCTGCCTGGGCGTCTGGTGGCACCAGCAGGGCAGCGAGCAGGACGCCTTCCTCGGGCGCCCGGCCTGGCTGGTGACCGCCCTGCTGCGGATCTGCCGGCGCCTGGGCGTCGGCCTGCCGGACCGCGCGGCCGGCGCCGACGACCAGATGGTGGACGAGCTGATGCGCCGCCACCGCGAGGGCGGCAGCTTCGACCTCTACGACAGTCCGACCGCGGCGCGACCGGCCGGCTGA
- the aspS gene encoding aspartate--tRNA(Asn) ligase, with protein MARTLIRELGSQPDATVTVHGWITTLRRQRRMQFVVLRDHTGQVQITHRRGGEADEVEAALEQLTPESAVKITGRVVANPVVKLGGLELVPERVEIVSLAEAGLPIDEHSGPDHRLDWRFLDLRRPAAQLVMAVQTTVEQAMREVAAEEEFTELHTPKLMGTASESGAEVFEVGYFDRTAYLAQSPQFYKQMAIAGGIDKVFEIGPVFRAEPSFTSRHATEFTGVDVEIAWIEDVEEVMAFEERMLHRVLTRVAERHGEAIREQFGVEVTVPALPFPRITMADALARLRATGWDAEGAKEDLDPEGERRLAALIAEEHGHAFVFVTDYPAAVRPFYHHRRAGDPSLTASFDLLWRGLEITTGAQREHRYEVLCAQAREKGMELAPLARYLDCFRYGMPTHGGFGLGLGRVLMVLLGLPSIREATFLFRGPHRLTP; from the coding sequence ATGGCCCGTACCCTGATCCGCGAGCTCGGCTCGCAGCCGGACGCGACCGTCACCGTCCACGGCTGGATCACCACCCTGCGCCGCCAGCGCCGCATGCAGTTCGTGGTGCTGCGCGACCACACCGGCCAGGTGCAGATCACCCACCGCCGGGGCGGCGAGGCGGATGAGGTCGAGGCCGCGCTGGAGCAGCTGACCCCGGAGTCCGCCGTGAAGATCACCGGACGGGTGGTGGCCAACCCGGTCGTCAAGCTCGGCGGCCTGGAGCTCGTCCCCGAGCGGGTGGAGATCGTCTCGCTCGCCGAGGCCGGACTGCCGATCGACGAGCACTCCGGGCCCGACCACCGCCTCGACTGGCGCTTCCTGGACCTGCGCCGGCCGGCCGCGCAGCTGGTGATGGCTGTGCAGACGACCGTCGAGCAGGCGATGCGCGAGGTGGCCGCCGAGGAGGAGTTCACCGAGCTGCATACCCCCAAACTGATGGGCACCGCCTCGGAGTCCGGCGCCGAGGTCTTCGAGGTCGGCTACTTCGACCGCACCGCCTACCTCGCCCAGTCGCCGCAGTTCTACAAGCAGATGGCCATCGCCGGCGGCATCGACAAGGTCTTCGAGATCGGCCCGGTCTTCCGCGCCGAGCCCTCCTTCACCTCGCGGCACGCCACCGAGTTCACCGGCGTCGACGTCGAGATCGCCTGGATCGAGGACGTCGAGGAGGTGATGGCCTTCGAGGAGCGGATGCTGCACCGGGTACTGACCCGGGTCGCCGAGCGGCACGGCGAGGCGATCCGCGAGCAGTTCGGCGTCGAGGTCACCGTCCCCGCACTGCCGTTCCCCCGGATCACCATGGCCGACGCGCTCGCCCGGCTGCGCGCCACCGGCTGGGACGCCGAGGGCGCCAAGGAAGACCTCGACCCCGAGGGCGAGCGCCGGCTGGCCGCGCTGATCGCCGAGGAGCACGGGCACGCGTTCGTCTTCGTCACCGACTACCCGGCGGCGGTGCGCCCGTTCTACCACCACCGGCGGGCCGGCGACCCGAGCCTGACCGCCAGCTTCGACCTGCTCTGGCGGGGGTTGGAGATCACCACCGGCGCGCAGCGCGAGCACCGCTACGAGGTGCTCTGCGCGCAGGCGCGGGAGAAGGGCATGGAGCTGGCGCCGCTGGCGCGGTACCTGGACTGCTTCCGCTACGGCATGCCCACGCACGGTGGCTTCGGGCTGGGTCTCGGCCGGGTGCTGATGGTGCTGCTCGGGCTGCCGTCGATCCGCGAGGCGACCTTCCTCTTCCGCGGGCCGCACCGGCTGACGCCCTGA
- a CDS encoding fatty acyl-AMP ligase: protein MTGRPATFVEALTAHAEQRPEQEALLFLSDATAPGSRSGPTAHSGALHAERLSYAELDRAARQVAGWLVDRGLFREHVLIVQSDPERFAVSFLGCLYAGAVAVPAPPPVGRRSHHDRVLGVVKDAGVRLVLTDRRSAPDVSQLLAAAGKGEVPCLAVDGAELPDPDDWRMPDIGSRDLAVLQYTSGSTSEPRGVMVSHGNLLANQREIASLLGTAPGTRIGGWLPFHHDMGLVGQLLHPLWQGGTGVLLPPDLFVRHPVHWLQAITTYGISVSGGPDLGYELCVRRVTDRQLEGLDLSGWQTAVNGAEPVRADTLRAFAERFAPVGFRAQAFVPAYGLAEATLLAVGHRSRAATDSVSGGKPLEREVDAASLQRNQLTDPHPGEPTRTLVSCGRPSSPGPDLRIVDQKSFRTLGEGRIGEVWIRGASVAGGYWKRLLETNRTFGVSTAEGDSGFLRTGDLGVLSDGELFITGRIKDLLVVAGRNLYPQDIEHTVQQVSSLFASAVVFAVEPDRSHVVVVQEVRTGSRYDLDLPALNLAVRRCVAKEFEVKAGSVLLVRPGTVRRTTSGKLERSAMRKLFLTGRLQALHQVVEPAVANLLAAAPPYLEVS, encoded by the coding sequence ATGACCGGACGACCAGCCACGTTCGTCGAAGCACTGACGGCCCATGCGGAGCAGAGACCGGAACAGGAGGCACTGCTCTTCCTGTCGGACGCCACCGCGCCCGGCTCCCGCAGCGGGCCGACCGCGCACAGCGGCGCGCTGCATGCCGAGCGGCTGAGCTACGCCGAACTCGACCGGGCCGCCCGGCAGGTGGCCGGCTGGCTGGTGGACCGCGGGCTCTTCCGCGAGCACGTGCTGATCGTCCAGTCCGACCCCGAGCGCTTCGCGGTGAGCTTCCTCGGCTGCCTCTACGCGGGTGCCGTCGCGGTGCCCGCGCCGCCGCCGGTGGGCCGGCGCAGCCACCACGACCGGGTGCTCGGCGTGGTCAAGGACGCCGGCGTGCGGCTGGTCCTCACCGACCGCCGATCCGCCCCGGACGTCTCGCAGCTGCTGGCCGCGGCGGGCAAGGGCGAGGTGCCCTGCCTGGCCGTGGACGGCGCCGAGCTGCCCGATCCGGACGACTGGCGGATGCCCGACATCGGCTCGCGCGACCTGGCGGTGCTGCAGTACACCTCCGGTTCGACCAGCGAGCCGCGCGGCGTCATGGTGAGCCACGGCAACCTGCTGGCCAACCAGCGCGAGATCGCGAGCCTGCTGGGCACCGCCCCCGGCACAAGGATCGGCGGCTGGCTGCCGTTCCACCACGACATGGGCCTGGTCGGGCAGTTGCTGCACCCGCTCTGGCAGGGCGGCACCGGCGTGCTGCTGCCGCCGGACCTCTTCGTCCGCCACCCGGTGCACTGGCTGCAGGCCATCACGACCTACGGGATCTCGGTCAGCGGCGGCCCCGACCTGGGCTACGAGCTGTGCGTGCGCCGGGTCACCGACCGCCAGCTCGAAGGGCTCGACCTGTCCGGTTGGCAGACCGCCGTGAACGGCGCCGAGCCGGTGCGCGCCGACACCCTGCGGGCGTTCGCCGAGCGGTTCGCCCCGGTGGGCTTCCGCGCGCAGGCCTTCGTCCCCGCGTACGGGCTGGCCGAGGCCACCCTGCTGGCGGTCGGCCACCGCTCGCGCGCGGCAACCGACTCGGTGTCGGGCGGCAAGCCGCTGGAGCGCGAGGTGGACGCCGCCTCGCTGCAGCGCAACCAGCTGACCGATCCGCACCCGGGCGAGCCCACCCGCACCCTGGTGAGCTGCGGCCGGCCGAGCTCGCCCGGGCCCGACCTGCGGATCGTGGACCAGAAGAGCTTCCGGACGCTGGGCGAGGGCCGGATCGGCGAGGTCTGGATCCGCGGCGCGAGCGTCGCCGGCGGCTACTGGAAGCGGCTGCTGGAGACCAACCGGACCTTCGGCGTCAGCACCGCCGAGGGCGACAGCGGGTTCCTGCGCACCGGCGACCTCGGTGTTCTGAGCGACGGCGAGCTGTTCATCACCGGCCGGATCAAGGACCTGCTGGTGGTCGCCGGGCGCAACCTCTACCCGCAGGACATCGAGCACACCGTGCAGCAGGTCAGCAGCCTGTTCGCGTCCGCCGTGGTGTTCGCGGTGGAACCCGACCGCAGCCACGTCGTGGTGGTCCAGGAGGTACGCACCGGCAGCCGCTACGACCTCGACCTTCCCGCTCTCAACCTGGCCGTGCGGCGGTGCGTGGCCAAGGAGTTCGAGGTGAAGGCGGGCAGCGTGCTGCTCGTGCGGCCGGGCACCGTGCGTCGTACCACCAGCGGCAAGCTGGAGCGTTCCGCGATGCGCAAGCTCTTCCTCACCGGACGGCTGCAGGCCCTGCACCAGGTGGTCGAGCCCGCGGTGGCCAACCTGCTGGCCGCAGCCCCGCCCTACCTGGAGGTCTCCTGA
- a CDS encoding SagB family peptide dehydrogenase: MRPLSGDETPALRLLASLTEDVHVEFSETDEDILLHSRWSTHRVTRPDRTTREALRRMSFGPISLRNVLEDGDSAAKERLEQVLEDIQHLVVRSIGLTDTEIPLLSASPMTPQARLGPHRIDPDQPIRLSRFATLHSEGDGFVMESPLSLFRVKAHRAAAADLLGALSWTTTLEDLLKGVPLHGPAVAEIVAQLLATGMAIAAQAPQSRSQTEARFAEDNDPVLAAWSPVDLLFHTRSTTGRHNNDFGATFAQLGRSAPAPAVKPTPAGPRYALPQPGPAGQSGSSGSSGQDAAHTSLFALLDAPWPTIRPDAEHDELTIDQLGELLYRSMRVRSVDTQPAGPIRYEVSDRPGARVSGTHPLEAYVSVNRCRGLPRGTFHYDPVLHTLTLLHSGEAELAELLQCTQAAAGLSGPPAAVLTLTARFSRATWKYSGQGYALVLRDSGAAIQLLSLVAAALGLATVAVGTGDIEVGPRTVGTDWRVESTVGQLVLGTHPASPTG, encoded by the coding sequence ATGCGGCCTTTGTCCGGGGACGAGACGCCTGCACTCCGTCTGCTGGCGTCGCTGACCGAGGACGTGCACGTCGAGTTCTCGGAGACGGACGAGGACATCCTGCTGCACAGCCGCTGGAGCACCCACCGGGTGACCCGTCCGGACCGGACCACCCGGGAGGCCCTGCGGCGGATGAGCTTCGGCCCGATCTCGCTGCGCAACGTGCTGGAGGACGGGGACAGCGCGGCCAAGGAGCGGCTCGAGCAGGTCCTGGAGGACATCCAGCACCTGGTGGTCCGCTCGATCGGGCTGACCGACACGGAGATCCCGCTGCTCTCGGCCAGCCCGATGACCCCGCAGGCCCGGCTCGGCCCGCACCGGATCGACCCCGACCAACCGATCCGGCTGTCCCGCTTCGCCACCCTGCACAGCGAGGGTGACGGCTTCGTCATGGAGTCGCCGCTCTCGCTGTTCCGCGTGAAGGCGCACCGCGCGGCGGCCGCCGACCTGCTGGGCGCCTTGAGTTGGACGACCACGCTGGAGGACCTGCTGAAGGGCGTGCCGCTGCACGGCCCGGCGGTCGCCGAGATCGTCGCCCAGCTGCTGGCCACCGGCATGGCGATCGCGGCCCAGGCACCGCAGTCGCGGTCGCAGACCGAAGCGCGGTTCGCCGAGGACAACGACCCGGTGCTCGCGGCCTGGTCCCCGGTGGACCTGCTGTTCCACACCCGCAGCACCACCGGCCGGCACAACAACGACTTCGGCGCGACCTTCGCCCAGCTCGGCCGCTCCGCGCCGGCTCCGGCCGTCAAACCGACCCCGGCCGGGCCGCGCTACGCGTTACCGCAACCCGGCCCAGCCGGCCAATCCGGCTCATCCGGCTCATCCGGCCAGGACGCCGCCCACACCTCGCTCTTCGCCCTGCTGGACGCCCCCTGGCCGACCATCCGCCCCGACGCGGAGCACGACGAACTGACCATCGACCAGCTGGGCGAGCTGCTGTACCGATCGATGCGGGTCCGCTCGGTCGACACCCAGCCGGCCGGTCCGATCCGCTACGAGGTCAGCGACCGGCCCGGCGCGCGCGTCAGCGGTACCCACCCACTGGAGGCGTACGTCTCCGTCAACCGATGTCGTGGGCTGCCGCGGGGCACGTTCCACTACGACCCGGTGCTGCACACGCTCACCCTGCTGCACTCCGGCGAGGCCGAGCTGGCGGAGCTGCTGCAGTGCACTCAGGCGGCGGCCGGCCTGAGCGGGCCGCCGGCCGCCGTCCTCACGCTGACCGCGCGGTTCTCCCGGGCCACCTGGAAGTACAGCGGCCAGGGCTACGCGCTGGTGCTGCGCGACAGCGGCGCCGCCATCCAACTGCTCAGCCTGGTGGCCGCCGCCCTGGGGCTGGCCACCGTCGCCGTCGGGACCGGCGACATCGAGGTCGGACCGCGCACCGTCGGGACGGACTGGCGGGTCGAGTCAACGGTCGGTCAACTCGTCCTGGGAACCCATCCAGCGAGTCCCACCGGTTGA
- a CDS encoding acyl carrier protein, giving the protein MTPGAEQSGAVLARPQDVWLEPVTLEVAAVVAAQDPDRVGLPAVDARFYDDLGFDSVMLMQLKYRLETRFPELGMLSLSDMVGSLLSVGTLVEYLSDLAQEQQP; this is encoded by the coding sequence ATGACGCCGGGTGCGGAGCAATCCGGTGCGGTGCTGGCCCGGCCGCAGGATGTCTGGCTGGAGCCGGTCACCCTGGAGGTCGCGGCCGTGGTGGCCGCGCAGGACCCGGACCGGGTCGGGCTGCCGGCGGTGGACGCGCGCTTCTACGACGACCTGGGCTTCGACTCGGTGATGCTGATGCAGCTCAAGTACCGCCTGGAGACCCGCTTCCCGGAGCTCGGCATGCTCTCGCTCTCCGACATGGTGGGCAGCCTGCTGAGCGTCGGGACCCTGGTGGAGTACCTGTCGGATCTGGCCCAGGAGCAGCAGCCGTGA
- a CDS encoding 4'-phosphopantetheinyl transferase superfamily protein, translating to MTAYAGPGPGLLAGEPLRVYGPAGPWDAVREALAERGSAVLVSRLGDWLPADPDPVSDGSGAADAVEAADDCAVLGRDWARYQAMSHDQVRARFLASRLLLKHAAGEVLQARPETVDLAYKLGGRPYLRGCDQVDISLSHTEDLLVVGLTRRGWIGVDAELAARRLLGTGAEKQICTPHEISLLEAEPEHRRNPALVRLWTLKEAYSKAIGQGLRFRFTEFGFAPGAERVQVLRPDGSPGTGEEWSFGTWEIDRLYTVSVALFDAGFGDTADIAARTMLDDGLVDALIASGGREGAAEAQS from the coding sequence GTGACGGCGTACGCGGGCCCCGGTCCCGGCCTGCTGGCGGGGGAGCCGCTACGGGTGTACGGGCCGGCCGGGCCGTGGGACGCGGTGCGCGAGGCGCTCGCCGAGCGGGGCAGCGCCGTGCTGGTCTCGCGGCTCGGCGACTGGCTGCCGGCCGACCCCGACCCGGTCTCCGATGGGTCCGGGGCGGCGGACGCCGTGGAGGCCGCGGACGACTGCGCGGTGCTCGGCCGTGACTGGGCCCGCTACCAGGCGATGTCGCACGACCAGGTCCGCGCCCGCTTCCTGGCCTCCCGGCTGCTGCTCAAGCACGCGGCCGGCGAGGTGCTGCAGGCCCGTCCGGAGACCGTCGACCTGGCCTACAAGCTGGGCGGCCGGCCCTACCTGCGCGGCTGCGACCAGGTGGACATCAGCCTCAGCCACACCGAGGACCTGCTGGTGGTCGGCCTGACCCGGCGCGGCTGGATCGGGGTGGACGCGGAGTTGGCCGCGCGCCGGCTGCTGGGGACCGGGGCGGAGAAGCAGATCTGCACCCCGCACGAGATCTCGCTGCTCGAGGCCGAGCCCGAGCACCGGCGCAATCCCGCGCTGGTCCGGCTGTGGACCCTCAAGGAGGCCTACAGCAAGGCGATCGGCCAGGGGCTGCGGTTCCGCTTCACCGAGTTCGGCTTCGCCCCGGGCGCCGAGCGGGTGCAGGTGCTGCGGCCGGACGGCTCGCCGGGAACCGGCGAGGAGTGGAGTTTCGGCACCTGGGAGATCGACCGGCTGTACACGGTCAGCGTCGCGCTCTTCGACGCGGGTTTCGGTGACACCGCCGACATCGCGGCGCGCACCATGCTGGACGACGGTCTGGTGGACGCGCTGATCGCCTCCGGCGGGCGGGAGGGAGCCGCCGAAGCCCAGTCGTAG
- a CDS encoding response regulator transcription factor, whose amino-acid sequence MIRILLAEDMNMVRGALVALLGMEEDIEVVAEVEHGDLIIPQALSHRPDIAVLDIDLPGMDGLTAAAALHEQLPECRALILTSLGRPGTLRRALSAHVSGFILKDAPPDQLASAIRKVAAGERVIDPKLALAAWDYLESPLTKREVEVLRMAAGGAEVVEIASALFLSAGTVRNYLTTIVTKLNARNRVDAIRIADEAGWLS is encoded by the coding sequence GTGATCCGGATTCTGCTGGCCGAGGACATGAACATGGTCCGCGGTGCGTTAGTGGCGCTGCTGGGGATGGAAGAGGACATCGAGGTGGTCGCCGAGGTCGAGCACGGTGACCTGATCATTCCCCAGGCGCTGTCCCATAGACCGGACATCGCCGTGCTCGACATCGACCTGCCCGGGATGGACGGCCTGACGGCGGCCGCCGCGCTGCACGAGCAGCTACCGGAGTGCAGAGCGCTGATCCTGACCAGCCTGGGCAGGCCCGGCACGCTGCGCCGGGCGCTCAGCGCGCATGTCTCCGGCTTCATCCTCAAGGACGCGCCGCCGGACCAACTGGCCAGCGCCATCCGCAAGGTGGCGGCCGGCGAGCGGGTGATCGACCCGAAGCTCGCGCTGGCCGCCTGGGACTACCTGGAGAGCCCGCTCACCAAGCGGGAGGTGGAGGTGCTGCGGATGGCCGCGGGTGGGGCGGAGGTGGTCGAGATAGCCTCGGCGCTGTTCCTCTCGGCGGGAACCGTGCGCAACTACCTGACGACCATCGTCACCAAGCTCAACGCCCGCAACCGGGTGGACGCCATCCGGATCGCCGACGAGGCGGGCTGGCTCTCCTGA